The following coding sequences are from one Mesorhizobium onobrychidis window:
- a CDS encoding YcjX family protein, producing the protein MASSLTTFTDEAKIALDTLSGRATGLFSPSLRLGVTGLSRAGKTVFISAFVHNLIHGGRLPLFAAQKSGRIARAFLEEQPDDAVPRFQYEDHVAALVDDRLWPDSTRAISELRLTIEYESASGWSRMFSSGRLSVDIVDYPGEWLLDLPLLGKSYADFSREAFEMAVLPVRVDLSQEWRALSAAVDPNADADEMTARRLADSFAAYLKACKLDERALSTLPPGRFLMPGDLEGSPALTFAPMPGLSERRARSGSLQAMMERRYEAYKTYVVKPFFREHITRLDRQIVVIDALQALNAGPGAMADLERAVTEILACFRPGRGNFLTDFFSRRIDRILVAATKADHLHHESHDQLQAIVRRLADRAVARANFTGADVDVVALAAVRATREGTVKQGRETLPVIIGTPLKGEKINGETFDGKTETAIFPGDLPEKIDAVFDVSGPDHRQSPDHRQSNDDPAIRFVRFRPPKLERTAEGVTLSLPHIRLDRALQFLIGDYLA; encoded by the coding sequence TACTGGCCTTTCCCGCGCAGGCAAGACAGTGTTCATCTCAGCCTTTGTGCACAATCTGATCCATGGCGGGCGCTTGCCGCTGTTCGCGGCGCAGAAATCGGGACGCATCGCCCGTGCCTTCCTCGAAGAGCAACCGGATGACGCCGTACCGCGATTCCAGTACGAGGATCACGTAGCGGCCCTGGTCGACGACCGCCTCTGGCCGGATTCGACACGGGCTATTTCCGAGCTGAGGCTCACCATCGAATATGAATCGGCCTCCGGCTGGAGCCGCATGTTTTCATCAGGCAGATTGTCGGTCGATATCGTCGACTATCCCGGCGAATGGCTGCTCGACCTGCCGCTGCTCGGCAAATCCTACGCTGATTTCTCACGCGAAGCCTTCGAGATGGCCGTACTGCCGGTGCGCGTCGACCTTTCACAGGAATGGCGCGCGCTCTCGGCAGCGGTCGATCCGAATGCGGACGCCGACGAGATGACGGCGCGCCGCCTCGCCGACAGCTTCGCCGCTTATCTCAAGGCATGCAAGCTCGACGAGCGGGCGCTTTCGACTCTGCCACCCGGCCGTTTCCTGATGCCCGGCGATCTTGAGGGCTCGCCGGCGCTGACATTCGCGCCCATGCCGGGCCTGAGTGAGCGGCGCGCGCGTTCCGGGTCGCTTCAGGCGATGATGGAGCGGCGCTACGAGGCCTACAAGACATATGTCGTAAAGCCGTTCTTCCGGGAGCACATCACGCGCCTCGACCGTCAGATCGTGGTGATAGACGCCCTGCAGGCCTTGAACGCAGGCCCCGGCGCAATGGCCGATCTCGAACGTGCTGTGACCGAAATCCTCGCATGTTTCCGCCCCGGCCGCGGCAATTTCCTGACCGACTTTTTTTCAAGGCGCATCGACCGCATATTGGTGGCGGCGACGAAGGCGGACCATCTGCACCACGAAAGCCACGACCAGCTGCAGGCGATCGTGCGGCGGCTCGCCGACCGTGCCGTGGCGCGGGCGAATTTCACCGGCGCCGATGTCGACGTGGTTGCCCTGGCGGCGGTGCGAGCGACCCGGGAAGGCACGGTCAAGCAAGGCCGTGAGACGTTGCCGGTCATCATTGGCACACCGTTGAAAGGTGAAAAGATCAACGGCGAAACATTTGATGGAAAAACCGAAACAGCCATATTTCCCGGTGATTTACCGGAGAAAATTGATGCAGTGTTCGATGTCTCTGGGCCAGACCATCGCCAGAGCCCAGACCATCGACAAAGTAATGATGACCCGGCGATCCGCTTCGTGCGCTTTCGCCCGCCAAAGCTCGAACGCACGGCTGAAGGCGTCACGCTGTCGCTGCCGCATATCAGGCTCGACCGCGCCCTGCAGTTCCTGATCGGAGATTATCTGGCATGA